In Pseudothermotoga hypogea DSM 11164 = NBRC 106472, the following are encoded in one genomic region:
- a CDS encoding ABC transporter permease, with amino-acid sequence MSELLTLVKLLFLDSARNRLEMFFSILFPVVFLIIFGFVFGSTSESARTVGIAQLNEDVLKELEGVGKWRFKFFSDREALVSAIQKGELSIGLSMNGSNVELFYNERNTNVVGEVKMLQIVVKSILEKKLNNARSYFTVSRMEHSPSGKKITTFEYILTGVIAISVLSNGMFSMITVFGNYRKRGALRRIILTPVKPVKIVSAVAFVRVLMSFLSLFMTLFLARLFFNAGIPFNWFKLILTLVFSTLGMMALGLLLTAIFKQPQTASNVASLLNTIMMFFAGVYFPVHWMPSYVRWLAYVLPVKYVADLVRASAGFQLMNSHIFWGINALFLICGLTMLTVAANLFLKSE; translated from the coding sequence ATGAGTGAGCTCTTAACGCTTGTGAAACTTCTGTTTCTGGATTCTGCGAGGAACAGGCTGGAAATGTTTTTCAGCATTCTGTTTCCCGTGGTTTTCTTGATAATCTTTGGTTTCGTGTTCGGCTCGACCAGTGAGTCTGCACGTACCGTGGGAATCGCTCAGCTGAACGAAGATGTGTTGAAAGAACTTGAAGGGGTTGGAAAATGGCGCTTCAAATTTTTCTCGGATCGTGAAGCGTTGGTGTCTGCTATCCAAAAGGGTGAGCTTTCGATCGGACTGAGCATGAACGGTTCCAACGTTGAGCTCTTTTACAACGAAAGGAACACGAATGTCGTTGGGGAAGTCAAAATGCTCCAGATCGTTGTGAAGAGTATTTTGGAGAAGAAACTGAACAACGCGCGTTCTTATTTCACGGTTTCGAGGATGGAGCACAGTCCTTCGGGAAAAAAGATCACGACTTTTGAGTACATTCTGACCGGTGTCATAGCGATCTCGGTTCTCTCGAACGGCATGTTCTCTATGATAACCGTGTTCGGCAATTACAGAAAGAGAGGTGCTTTGAGAAGAATAATCCTGACGCCCGTTAAACCAGTGAAGATAGTTTCTGCTGTGGCTTTCGTACGAGTTCTCATGAGTTTCCTCTCTTTGTTCATGACCTTGTTCCTTGCCCGACTGTTTTTCAACGCCGGCATACCGTTCAACTGGTTCAAGTTGATTCTGACCTTAGTGTTCTCCACCTTGGGCATGATGGCGTTGGGATTGCTACTGACGGCGATCTTCAAACAACCTCAGACTGCTTCGAACGTCGCTTCTCTGTTAAACACGATCATGATGTTCTTCGCTGGTGTGTATTTCCCCGTTCACTGGATGCCATCTTACGTGAGGTGGCTCGCTTATGTTTTGCCTGTGAAGTATGTTGCCGATCTGGTCAGGGCTTCCGCGGGATTCCAACTCATGAATTCGCATATCTTTTGGGGAATAAACGCGCTTTTCCTGATCTGTGGTTTGACAATGCTGACTGTCGCTGCTAACCTTTTCTTGAAATCCGAATGA
- a CDS encoding inorganic phosphate transporter — translation MLYVLSAIFLGWILGANNTASIFGPGIASGVFSHRKVALIGSVFVVLGALINGSEGLKNLSSLGSNYAYDGAIVLLCAGLTMLALTRLGFPASATQTVFGGMVGAGLVRVGVASMNWHIVARFLLSWVLTPLFAALTAFFIYHVLAFFFRKIHRTQFQDIFVYIASWLAGLYDAYALGANNVANVTGPVLIHLSSLELAALLGGSSIALGVIFSSRKVIDTVGKQIVALDHFSSLVAMLAQATTLFTFSFVGIPVAASQAIVGGVIGAGYARGIKLSSWKTVLSMMSAWLLAPLASGVLSAFVCRFF, via the coding sequence ATGCTGTACGTGCTCTCGGCAATTTTTCTGGGTTGGATCCTCGGCGCGAACAACACAGCGTCCATCTTTGGGCCTGGTATCGCATCGGGTGTTTTCAGCCATAGAAAAGTTGCGTTGATTGGCTCTGTTTTCGTCGTGCTCGGCGCACTGATCAATGGAAGCGAGGGGTTGAAAAATCTTTCCTCGCTGGGTTCAAACTATGCGTATGATGGTGCGATAGTGCTTTTGTGTGCGGGATTAACCATGCTTGCACTGACAAGACTTGGTTTCCCGGCCTCGGCCACCCAGACTGTCTTTGGCGGTATGGTCGGAGCAGGACTGGTACGTGTAGGAGTCGCAAGTATGAACTGGCACATAGTTGCACGATTCCTGCTGTCTTGGGTCTTGACGCCCCTTTTTGCCGCTCTGACTGCCTTTTTCATCTATCACGTGCTCGCGTTCTTTTTCAGAAAAATTCACCGAACTCAGTTTCAAGACATATTCGTTTACATCGCTTCGTGGCTCGCAGGGCTGTACGATGCGTACGCGCTGGGTGCCAACAACGTTGCGAACGTCACGGGTCCGGTGCTGATTCATCTCTCTTCCTTAGAGCTGGCCGCATTGCTCGGTGGTTCTTCCATCGCCTTAGGTGTCATTTTCAGCAGTAGGAAGGTCATAGACACGGTTGGAAAACAGATCGTTGCACTCGATCATTTCTCATCGCTCGTTGCGATGCTCGCTCAGGCCACCACTCTCTTTACCTTCAGTTTTGTCGGGATACCCGTTGCGGCTTCGCAAGCCATCGTGGGTGGGGTGATAGGAGCAGGTTATGCAAGAGGTATCAAGCTTTCGAGTTGGAAAACCGTGCTGTCAATGATGAGTGCGTGGCTGTTGGCCCCCTTAGCTTCTGGTGTGCTCTCGGCATTCGTGTGTAGATTCTTCTGA
- the xynB gene encoding xyanlase XynB, translating into MRKLFFAVVLVLVATCSASNGLEGESLRSLAEKLGIYIGYASINHFWTIPDSNRYMEMARREFNILTPENQMKWDSIHPEPDRYNFSYAERHVEFALENNMLVHGHTLVWHNQLPFWLNRQWTKEELLKVLEDHIKTVVGHFRGRVKIWDVVNEAVSDMGSYRETIWYKTIGPEYIEKAFVWARQADPEAILIYNDYNIETINPKSNFTYQLIKELKEKGVPIDGIGFQMHIDINGIDYDSFRNNLKRFADLGLKLYITEMDVRIPKSATQKDLDRQAEIYAKIFEICLENPAVQAIQFWGFTDKYSWVPGFFAGYDHALIFDKDYNPKPAYFAIKRVLEAKVSKGR; encoded by the coding sequence GTGAGGAAGTTGTTCTTCGCGGTTGTCTTGGTGCTTGTAGCAACTTGCTCCGCATCGAATGGATTGGAGGGAGAATCCTTGAGGTCATTAGCCGAGAAACTCGGCATCTACATCGGTTATGCCTCTATCAACCATTTTTGGACTATTCCGGATTCCAACAGATATATGGAGATGGCGAGGAGGGAATTCAACATACTCACGCCCGAGAACCAGATGAAGTGGGATAGTATTCATCCGGAGCCTGACAGGTACAACTTCAGTTACGCAGAGCGTCATGTCGAGTTCGCTTTGGAAAACAACATGCTCGTTCATGGTCACACCCTGGTTTGGCACAACCAGCTCCCGTTCTGGTTGAACAGACAATGGACCAAAGAAGAACTCCTGAAAGTCCTTGAGGACCACATCAAAACAGTCGTTGGTCACTTCAGAGGAAGGGTGAAGATTTGGGACGTGGTGAACGAAGCGGTCAGCGACATGGGCAGTTACAGAGAGACCATTTGGTACAAGACTATAGGACCCGAGTACATCGAAAAGGCGTTCGTGTGGGCAAGACAAGCCGATCCGGAAGCGATCCTTATATACAACGACTACAACATAGAAACGATCAATCCCAAATCGAACTTCACCTACCAGCTAATCAAGGAACTGAAAGAAAAAGGTGTACCGATAGACGGCATCGGTTTTCAAATGCACATAGACATCAACGGAATAGACTATGACAGTTTCAGAAACAACTTGAAGAGGTTCGCTGATCTCGGTTTGAAGCTCTACATCACGGAAATGGATGTGAGAATACCCAAGAGCGCAACTCAAAAAGACTTGGACAGGCAGGCAGAAATCTACGCGAAGATCTTCGAAATCTGCTTGGAGAATCCTGCGGTCCAAGCCATACAGTTCTGGGGTTTCACGGACAAGTATTCTTGGGTACCGGGCTTTTTCGCAGGCTACGACCACGCTCTGATCTTTGATAAAGATTACAACCCCAAACCTGCGTATTTTGCGATAAAAAGGGTGCTCGAAGCCAAAGTGAGCAAAGGGCGCTGA
- a CDS encoding DUF6485 family protein, with product MNCVNKEKNLKRCNCSYPGCPRKGICCECLAYHRSSGELPACYFSNDVEKTWDRSIENFVRTRKV from the coding sequence ATGAACTGCGTGAACAAGGAGAAGAACCTCAAAAGGTGCAACTGTTCTTATCCGGGATGCCCAAGAAAGGGCATCTGTTGTGAGTGCCTGGCCTACCACAGGAGCAGTGGAGAACTTCCTGCGTGTTATTTCTCAAACGATGTGGAGAAAACCTGGGATAGATCCATAGAGAACTTCGTGAGAACCAGAAAGGTCTGA
- the ispG gene encoding flavodoxin-dependent (E)-4-hydroxy-3-methylbut-2-enyl-diphosphate synthase — MSRVVKVGKVFIGKGYPVSIQSMTNTKTSDVDATVKQIKELVVAGCEIVRVAVVDLESARSIRKIKQLLDFDVPIVADVHYDHRLAIEAIKSGADKVRINPGNIGQDWKVKELVEVAKERSIPIRVGANSGSLRKDFEQKYDRITALAESALYEVRLLERLGFFDIVISVKSTDVLETVKANEYVASKVEYPLHIGLTEAGVGETAIVKSSIAIGHLLLEGIGNTVRVSIAGDPIKEVIVARRILASLGLRKAGQVIACPTCGRCEIDVEKIAKTIEPLVEKTDLTVAVMGCIVNGVGEGRHADIGVAGTKQKAVIFESGRIVKTIPSDTIVDELIKLIEQKVKTSPKA, encoded by the coding sequence ATGAGCAGAGTTGTGAAGGTGGGGAAAGTTTTCATCGGAAAGGGTTATCCAGTGTCCATTCAGTCCATGACGAACACGAAGACCAGTGACGTCGATGCCACCGTGAAGCAAATAAAAGAGCTTGTCGTGGCCGGTTGTGAGATAGTGAGAGTTGCCGTAGTAGACTTAGAGAGTGCGAGGTCGATAAGAAAAATCAAGCAGCTTCTCGATTTCGACGTTCCGATAGTGGCGGACGTCCATTACGATCATCGCCTCGCAATAGAGGCGATCAAGAGTGGCGCAGACAAGGTGAGGATAAATCCAGGCAACATAGGTCAAGATTGGAAAGTCAAAGAGCTCGTCGAAGTTGCGAAAGAGCGTTCCATTCCCATAAGGGTTGGTGCGAACAGTGGTTCTTTGCGAAAGGACTTCGAGCAGAAGTACGATCGAATCACAGCTCTTGCAGAATCTGCCCTCTACGAGGTGCGATTGCTCGAGAGACTCGGTTTTTTCGACATCGTCATCTCGGTCAAGAGCACAGACGTTCTGGAAACAGTCAAAGCGAACGAGTACGTTGCCTCGAAGGTGGAATATCCTCTGCACATAGGACTCACGGAGGCTGGCGTTGGAGAAACGGCGATTGTGAAATCTTCAATCGCGATAGGACACCTTTTACTCGAGGGTATCGGAAACACCGTCAGGGTTTCGATAGCGGGAGATCCCATAAAGGAAGTGATCGTGGCGCGCAGGATCCTCGCTTCTTTAGGTTTAAGAAAGGCAGGTCAGGTCATCGCCTGTCCGACCTGTGGCAGGTGTGAGATAGATGTGGAGAAAATCGCGAAGACGATCGAACCGCTTGTGGAGAAAACCGATTTGACTGTTGCGGTCATGGGGTGCATCGTGAACGGAGTTGGCGAAGGAAGGCATGCCGACATTGGAGTTGCTGGAACCAAGCAAAAGGCTGTGATATTCGAATCTGGAAGGATCGTGAAAACGATCCCGTCGGACACGATCGTCGACGAACTGATTAAGCTCATTGAGCAAAAGGTGAAAACCTCCCCGAAGGCGTGA
- the rgy gene encoding reverse gyrase encodes MIFAVFESLCPNCGGRIDAERLEKGLVCERCLPEPKEGDLCELLEKRQFYESVCELMEKERRFAEFFHLGVGNPPWSLQRHWAKRIFQGQSFAIVAPTGVGKTTFGAAMACFLEGKAYILVPTRVLVKQVKQRCESLSNKRVIAYTGRESEKERIRKGDFDVLITTNMFLSRNFDALEDKRFDFIFVDDTDSLLKSGKNVDKVLRLLGFTQRQIDLAVRNQLQEEPKPKGILVVSSATLRPKTNRAVLFKELLGFDVSPVRISLRNVLDTYLHVGNEEEALERLVEWIRKLGDGGFIYISSRFGKEGVDKIVSWLRKHKIEAVSYEEFDPGEFRKKKFKVAVGISMPNNVLVRGLDLPDVVRYAIFLNVPHVSFPMRFENENVQRALLVALRNLVQDERIEKYLSWIISKRRRTIDQSQEIAKFLSEQLSKEEILEKLKSSNDVLIEENDSDLFISLADAATYVQASGRTSRMFAGGVSRGISLVIFWNEKLFNNLKKRLRLFFDEIDFVHAEDVDWQQELERVDEDRNKIVKLFSAKMPTQISVKSSLVIVESPNKARTIARFFGTPQMRFVDDVLVWETTTGDRLIAITASLGHVFDLVENEGLYGILEQGDHYVPIYASIKVCEECREQTTNQTCSKKHAKIQDKLKLISAFRKLAVQFDEILIATDPDAEGEKIAYDLTLALRPFNGNIRRAEFHEVTKNAFTRAIDVTRTVDENLVKAQIARRILDRWVGFELSSRLWRAFKRYDLSAGRVQTPVLGWVIERTELVKQRKALVKLLVRDEVQNSVWLSFEMDNPLAAKKLVSELAGKKLSIVGQFEQDLQPPKPYNTATILSELAGRVSSSMLMDILQELFEQGLITYHRTDSFTVSEAGIKLAEQIISEDFSRELFHPRRYPSEGAHECIRITKRLKTEELRLWIELGKVSFSNPKQSLFVYDAIYRKFLASQMKPTKVLKKKLRLELASNTFEWELVDGIIEHGFDLILPFKVQHLEGKPFVASVDIKLVPKMVPFTQGSLIKQMQERGLGRPSTYAKIVQNLLERGYIVQRGEYLFATALGRRVFLWLNEHYPNFASELLTRELEEKSDLIERGEMDHQELIRSLRLSELFS; translated from the coding sequence GTGATCTTCGCGGTTTTCGAGTCACTCTGTCCAAACTGCGGTGGACGAATCGATGCCGAAAGACTCGAAAAGGGTCTGGTGTGTGAGCGGTGCCTTCCAGAGCCAAAGGAAGGTGATCTGTGCGAACTGCTGGAAAAAAGACAGTTCTATGAAAGTGTTTGTGAACTGATGGAAAAAGAGCGACGCTTTGCTGAATTCTTTCACCTCGGTGTCGGCAACCCTCCGTGGTCACTTCAAAGGCACTGGGCAAAACGAATATTCCAGGGTCAAAGTTTTGCCATCGTTGCGCCTACTGGAGTGGGCAAGACCACTTTCGGTGCGGCCATGGCCTGTTTCCTTGAGGGCAAAGCTTACATCCTCGTTCCAACCCGTGTACTTGTTAAGCAGGTCAAGCAACGCTGCGAATCTCTTTCGAACAAAAGGGTAATCGCGTACACGGGTAGAGAGAGCGAGAAAGAGAGAATTCGGAAGGGCGATTTCGATGTTCTCATTACGACGAACATGTTTCTTTCGAGAAATTTCGATGCACTCGAAGATAAAAGATTCGATTTCATCTTCGTCGATGACACAGACTCTCTTTTGAAATCTGGCAAGAATGTGGACAAAGTGCTCAGACTGCTCGGTTTCACCCAGCGGCAGATAGATCTGGCCGTTAGAAACCAGCTTCAGGAAGAGCCTAAACCAAAAGGTATCTTGGTGGTGTCTTCGGCAACGCTCAGACCAAAGACGAACCGCGCGGTACTTTTCAAAGAGCTTCTCGGCTTTGATGTTTCGCCCGTTCGCATTTCTCTCAGAAACGTTCTGGACACTTATCTGCATGTTGGGAACGAAGAAGAAGCGCTTGAACGATTGGTGGAATGGATCAGAAAGCTCGGAGATGGTGGTTTCATCTACATCAGTTCAAGGTTTGGTAAAGAGGGTGTCGACAAGATCGTGTCCTGGTTGAGGAAGCACAAGATCGAGGCGGTGAGTTACGAAGAGTTCGACCCGGGGGAGTTCAGAAAAAAGAAGTTCAAAGTCGCCGTGGGGATTTCCATGCCCAACAACGTTTTGGTCCGTGGGCTCGATTTACCGGACGTTGTACGATATGCCATCTTCTTGAATGTTCCACACGTGTCTTTTCCCATGAGATTCGAGAACGAGAACGTTCAGCGTGCTTTACTCGTGGCTCTGAGGAATCTCGTTCAAGACGAGAGGATAGAGAAATACCTGTCTTGGATAATTTCGAAGCGTAGAAGAACCATCGATCAGTCACAGGAAATTGCGAAATTTCTCAGCGAACAGTTGAGCAAAGAAGAGATCTTGGAGAAACTAAAAAGTTCCAACGATGTGCTGATTGAAGAGAATGATAGTGATTTGTTCATCAGCCTTGCGGATGCGGCAACGTACGTTCAAGCTTCAGGCAGAACTTCGCGCATGTTCGCTGGTGGTGTGAGTCGAGGAATTAGTCTTGTGATTTTTTGGAACGAAAAGTTGTTCAACAATCTCAAAAAGAGGCTGAGACTGTTCTTCGATGAGATCGATTTCGTACACGCAGAAGACGTTGACTGGCAGCAAGAGCTCGAGAGAGTCGACGAAGATCGCAACAAGATCGTGAAGCTTTTTTCCGCGAAGATGCCTACACAGATCTCGGTGAAGTCGAGCCTGGTGATCGTTGAATCTCCGAACAAGGCTCGAACTATCGCGCGTTTTTTCGGTACTCCGCAGATGAGGTTCGTCGACGATGTGTTAGTGTGGGAAACGACAACGGGGGATCGTTTGATCGCCATAACGGCCTCGCTCGGTCATGTGTTTGACCTGGTTGAGAACGAAGGTTTGTACGGTATCTTAGAACAAGGTGACCATTATGTGCCGATCTACGCATCGATCAAGGTCTGCGAGGAGTGTCGGGAACAGACGACGAACCAGACTTGTTCCAAGAAACATGCCAAGATCCAGGACAAACTGAAACTGATCAGCGCGTTCAGAAAGCTCGCAGTACAGTTCGATGAAATCTTGATCGCCACAGACCCTGACGCCGAAGGGGAAAAGATCGCTTACGACTTGACCTTGGCTTTGAGGCCCTTCAACGGCAACATCCGGCGTGCCGAATTTCACGAAGTCACCAAGAACGCATTCACACGTGCAATTGACGTTACGAGAACGGTCGACGAGAATCTGGTGAAAGCGCAAATAGCCCGACGGATACTGGACAGATGGGTTGGATTCGAACTTTCGAGCAGACTGTGGCGTGCTTTCAAGAGGTACGACCTCTCCGCCGGCAGGGTGCAAACACCTGTCTTGGGGTGGGTCATCGAACGGACCGAGCTTGTGAAGCAGAGAAAAGCGCTTGTGAAACTGCTCGTTCGAGACGAGGTTCAAAACAGTGTGTGGCTCAGTTTCGAAATGGATAATCCGCTTGCTGCCAAGAAGCTCGTAAGCGAGCTGGCCGGAAAGAAGCTGAGCATTGTTGGGCAGTTCGAACAAGACCTCCAACCACCCAAACCTTACAACACCGCAACGATCTTGAGCGAGCTCGCAGGAAGAGTCTCTTCTTCGATGCTCATGGACATCCTTCAAGAACTGTTTGAACAAGGGCTCATCACTTACCACAGGACCGATAGTTTCACTGTCTCAGAGGCAGGGATCAAGCTTGCCGAGCAGATCATTTCAGAAGATTTCTCACGAGAGCTCTTTCATCCGCGCCGCTATCCATCAGAGGGTGCTCATGAATGCATAAGGATAACGAAACGTTTGAAAACCGAAGAACTTCGACTCTGGATTGAACTTGGAAAGGTCAGTTTCTCTAATCCAAAACAGTCTTTGTTCGTGTACGACGCGATCTACAGGAAGTTTCTCGCTTCGCAGATGAAACCAACCAAAGTCTTGAAGAAGAAGCTCCGACTCGAGCTGGCCTCTAACACTTTCGAATGGGAACTCGTCGACGGCATCATTGAGCACGGCTTCGATCTGATATTGCCATTCAAAGTGCAACATCTGGAAGGCAAACCGTTCGTAGCTTCAGTCGACATCAAGCTCGTACCCAAGATGGTTCCTTTCACGCAAGGAAGCCTCATAAAACAGATGCAGGAGAGGGGCCTTGGGAGGCCGTCTACGTACGCGAAGATCGTGCAGAATCTGCTCGAGAGAGGATACATAGTTCAAAGAGGAGAGTACTTGTTCGCCACTGCACTTGGACGTCGAGTTTTCTTGTGGCTGAACGAGCACTATCCCAACTTCGCCAGTGAGTTACTGACGCGGGAGCTCGAGGAAAAATCAGACCTCATAGAGCGTGGTGAGATGGATCATCAGGAACTCATCAGATCTCTCAGACTGAGTGAACTTTTCTCTTGA
- a CDS encoding ABC transporter permease, which translates to MFKLAKAFLLDSVRDFNGIFWPFVFPLFLFFVLTSVFWSGGSTESVSFKVGVVFEERLVGFAEFLNQVLKAVQPEPFQLSEYDTLEKALEDLKKKKLDVVLKVPSGFSGRLTWVVLTKQDRNLPELEVHCLKAHQESEMAAQLLQTIFEQANLEFFKRAGLARSYVEVQIQEKPVSNVEESDFHYPTYLFPAVILMSWLAICLFNLPLNILYNREVGINKRFFTCGVKPFEYFTSLLLSMGFIMMISCVLIYVFGMMVYRVQPSCLSLEFILKLLFTMMVFFSLGIMITALFKKSSSALVVSQIMNQILMFLGGFYFPLLNFGLPKPLEWICLALPTTYLVEDLRKSLGQNVYSFSSLQTFLVPSVWFVLSLVLFVVNFKRVMGYE; encoded by the coding sequence TTGTTCAAATTGGCGAAGGCCTTTCTTCTGGACAGCGTGAGGGATTTCAACGGGATCTTCTGGCCATTTGTTTTTCCTCTTTTTTTGTTCTTCGTTTTGACCTCGGTTTTTTGGAGTGGAGGTTCGACGGAGAGTGTGAGCTTCAAAGTCGGTGTGGTTTTCGAAGAGCGTTTGGTGGGATTCGCCGAGTTTTTGAACCAAGTTTTGAAGGCGGTTCAACCTGAGCCATTTCAACTGAGCGAATACGACACCTTGGAGAAAGCTCTGGAGGATTTGAAAAAGAAAAAACTCGACGTCGTCTTGAAGGTTCCTTCAGGTTTCAGTGGAAGACTCACCTGGGTTGTTTTGACGAAACAGGATAGAAACCTGCCCGAGTTGGAAGTACATTGTTTGAAAGCCCATCAGGAATCAGAGATGGCAGCTCAGTTGCTTCAGACGATCTTCGAGCAAGCGAACTTGGAATTCTTCAAGCGAGCAGGCTTGGCCAGATCCTACGTTGAGGTTCAGATCCAAGAAAAACCCGTGTCGAACGTGGAAGAAAGCGACTTTCACTATCCGACCTATCTCTTCCCAGCAGTGATTCTGATGTCTTGGTTGGCGATATGTCTGTTCAATCTTCCGCTGAACATCCTTTACAACAGAGAGGTTGGAATCAACAAAAGGTTCTTCACGTGTGGAGTGAAACCTTTCGAGTATTTCACATCGTTGCTTCTGTCGATGGGTTTCATAATGATGATCTCCTGCGTGTTGATATACGTTTTTGGAATGATGGTCTACAGAGTGCAGCCTTCCTGTCTCTCTCTTGAGTTTATCCTCAAACTTTTGTTCACGATGATGGTTTTCTTCAGCCTGGGCATAATGATCACAGCCTTGTTCAAGAAGAGTTCGTCCGCTCTGGTAGTCAGCCAGATCATGAACCAGATTTTGATGTTCTTGGGAGGTTTCTACTTTCCACTCTTGAACTTCGGCTTACCAAAGCCTTTGGAGTGGATCTGTTTGGCGTTACCGACGACCTACTTGGTCGAGGATCTGAGGAAGAGCCTGGGACAGAACGTGTACTCTTTCAGTTCGCTTCAAACCTTCTTGGTTCCATCCGTATGGTTCGTGCTATCTCTGGTTTTGTTCGTCGTCAATTTCAAGAGGGTGATGGGTTATGAGTGA
- a CDS encoding ABC transporter ATP-binding protein, with product MSVLEVKNLKKYYGNVKAVDGVSFTMEQGQIVALLGPNGAGKTTTIEIIEGLRKKDEGEIFYFGRKVETIDEEIKKILGVQLQKSAFLDNLTVKETLELFAGLYGISLKASQLRELIEMFMLQEKMNSRVKALSGGQMQRLALAVALVNDPKIVFLDEPTTGLDPQARRHVWQIVRGLVEKGKTVLLTTHYMEEAEELADYVLIMDHGKIIAEGTVDDLIKMLNMDSYLEFVVEKPEVFLERMPGARMLNDEKITVPTKKVEDDVQKIFVLAKNEGLSVENLVVRRPNLEDVFLSLTGRHLRD from the coding sequence TTGAGCGTTCTGGAGGTCAAGAATCTTAAGAAATACTATGGAAACGTTAAAGCAGTTGATGGCGTGTCGTTCACAATGGAACAGGGACAGATCGTGGCCCTGCTTGGACCGAACGGTGCAGGCAAGACGACGACGATCGAGATCATCGAAGGTTTGAGGAAGAAGGACGAGGGGGAGATATTCTACTTCGGTAGAAAAGTCGAGACCATTGACGAAGAGATCAAGAAGATACTCGGTGTACAGCTTCAAAAGAGCGCTTTTCTGGATAATTTGACCGTTAAAGAAACACTCGAACTCTTCGCTGGACTTTACGGAATATCCCTCAAAGCTTCTCAACTCAGAGAATTGATCGAAATGTTCATGCTTCAAGAGAAGATGAACTCACGTGTGAAGGCTCTTTCGGGTGGTCAAATGCAGAGACTGGCGCTCGCCGTTGCCCTGGTGAACGATCCGAAAATCGTCTTTTTAGACGAGCCCACGACCGGGCTGGATCCGCAAGCGAGGAGACACGTGTGGCAGATCGTGAGAGGCCTTGTAGAGAAGGGAAAAACCGTACTCTTGACGACCCACTACATGGAGGAGGCCGAAGAGCTGGCCGATTACGTTTTGATAATGGACCACGGAAAGATCATAGCCGAAGGCACAGTCGATGACCTGATAAAGATGCTGAACATGGACAGTTATCTGGAGTTCGTTGTCGAAAAACCGGAGGTGTTCCTGGAAAGAATGCCGGGGGCGAGAATGCTCAACGATGAAAAAATAACGGTTCCGACTAAGAAAGTCGAGGACGATGTGCAGAAGATATTCGTCTTGGCAAAGAACGAAGGTCTAAGCGTCGAAAACCTCGTGGTCAGAAGACCGAACCTGGAGGACGTTTTCTTGAGCTTGACTGGCAGGCATCTGAGAGACTGA
- a CDS encoding IS200/IS605 family accessory protein TnpB-related protein, whose product MSRYIVRTYKVPVPRELYPLCSELNRLAGRIYNKTMSLVKKVKSKKGFWLSPGAAQKYILRWSSTIDIHTHSKQAIVQQYFQALNSYFTAVKTNPQLRPPHKKKRFMPFIWKDTAIKLSPEGVLKLSMGSSQKPILIQTTLPAGTTIRQVRLVYEAEKYYLHLAKHQITDILHKITSNFLGICAQRKIATIMIGDVTNIRERVEGNDNFNQKVHQWCFRKMVDMITYKAQLLGIQVCPVCGSKNHAVGRNYECKSCGFSYHRDGVGAINIWQRYLGKKFQVVAGLAPVRGVRFKPHLCGHGVSNAPWKAA is encoded by the coding sequence ATGTCAAGATATATAGTCAGAACTTATAAAGTGCCTGTTCCGAGAGAATTGTATCCTCTGTGTTCTGAGCTGAACAGACTCGCTGGTCGAATCTACAACAAAACCATGTCGCTGGTCAAGAAAGTAAAAAGCAAGAAAGGTTTCTGGCTTTCACCAGGAGCAGCACAAAAATATATCCTGCGTTGGAGTAGCACTATCGATATCCATACCCATTCCAAACAGGCTATAGTTCAGCAATACTTTCAGGCGCTTAACAGTTACTTTACTGCAGTCAAGACAAACCCACAGTTGAGACCACCACATAAGAAGAAAAGGTTTATGCCGTTCATCTGGAAAGATACTGCTATAAAACTTTCACCAGAAGGGGTTCTGAAACTTTCAATGGGTAGTAGTCAAAAGCCAATTTTGATACAAACGACACTGCCAGCCGGTACAACAATTAGGCAAGTAAGACTTGTGTATGAGGCTGAGAAATATTATCTTCACCTTGCAAAGCATCAAATAACGGACATACTGCACAAGATAACCAGCAACTTTCTTGGCATATGTGCACAAAGAAAGATTGCAACCATCATGATTGGCGATGTCACAAACATTCGAGAGCGTGTAGAAGGGAACGATAACTTTAATCAAAAAGTTCATCAGTGGTGTTTCAGGAAGATGGTGGACATGATAACCTACAAAGCACAGCTACTGGGGATTCAGGTCTGTCCTGTATGTGGTAGCAAGAATCATGCGGTTGGTCGCAACTATGAGTGTAAAAGTTGTGGATTTAGTTATCACAGGGACGGAGTAGGAGCGATAAACATCTGGCAGAGGTATCTTGGGAAGAAGTTCCAAGTAGTAGCGGGATTGGCACCCGTCAGAGGTGTAAGGTTCAAACCACACCTCTGTGGCCATGGAGTATCAAATGCTCCGTGGAAGGCAGCCTAA